The following are from one region of the Planctomonas sp. JC2975 genome:
- the rpsS gene encoding 30S ribosomal protein S19 gives MPRSLKKGPFVDEHLLTKVVRANESGSKNVIKTWSRRSMIVPAMLGHTIAVHDGRKHIPVFVTETMVGHKLGEFAPTRTFRGHVKDDKKGRRR, from the coding sequence ATGCCTCGCAGTCTCAAGAAGGGCCCCTTCGTCGACGAGCACCTGCTTACCAAGGTGGTTCGCGCGAACGAGTCCGGCAGCAAGAACGTCATCAAGACGTGGTCGCGTCGTTCGATGATCGTGCCGGCCATGCTCGGCCACACGATCGCCGTGCACGACGGTCGCAAGCACATCCCGGTCTTCGTCACCGAGACGATGGTCGGCCACAAGCTCGGGGAGTTCGCCCCGACCCGCACCTTCCGGGGACACGTGAAGGACGACAAGAAGGGTCGTCGCCGCTGA